The genomic DNA CGACATCGTCAAGGAGTACCTCTCCCGCGGCACATACGTCTTCCCGCCCGGGCCCTCGCTGCGGCTGACCACCGACACCATCGCGTACACCGTCGGGAAGATGCCGAAGTGGAACCCCATCAACATCTGCAGCTACCACCTCCAGGAGGCGGGCGCGACGCCGGTGCAGGAGATCGCGTACGCGATGGCCACCGCGACCGCCGTCCTGGACGCGGTCCGCGACTCCGGCCAGGTGCCGCCGGCGAAGCTGGGCGACGTCGTCGGCCGGATCTCCTTCTTCGTCAACGCCGGGGTCCGGTTCGTCGAGGAGATGTGCAAGATGCGGGCGTTCACCCGCATCTGGGACACCCTCACCCGCGAGCGCTACGGCATCGAGGACCCCCGGCAGCGCCGCTTCCGCTACGGCGTGCAGGTCAACTCCCTCGGCCTGACCGAAGCGCAGCCGGAGAACAACGTCCAGCGCATCGTGCTGGAGATGCTGGCCGTGACGCTGTCGAAGGACGCCCGCGCCCGCGCCGTGCAGTTGCCCGCCTGGAACGAGGCGCTGGGCCTGCCGCGCCCGTGGGACCAGCAGTGGAGCCTGCGCATCCAGCAGGTGCTGGCGTACGAGAGCGACCTGCTGGAGCACCCCGACCTCTTCGACGGCAGCCATGTGGTGGAGGCGCGGGTGGCCGAGCTGGTCGAGGGCGCGACCGCCGAGATGGCGCACATCGAGCGGCTCGGCGGCGCCGTCGCGGCGGTGGAGTCCGGCTATCTCAAGGCGCGGCTCGTGGCCTCGCACGCCGAGCGGCGGGCCCGGATCGAGTCGGGCGAGGAGAGGATCGTCGGCGTCAACTGCCATACGGAGACCGAGCCCAGCCCGCTCACCGCGGACCTGGACGCCGCGATCATGACCGTCGACGCGGACGTGGAGGCGCGGGTCGTCGCCGCGATGCACGAGTGGCGGCTGTCCCGCGACGAGCCGCGCGTGCAGCGCGCGCTGACGGCGCTGAAGGCCGCCGCGGCGGGTACGGCCAACCTGATGCCCGCCTCCCTGGAGTGCGCCCGCGCCGGCGCCACCACCGGCGAGTGGGCCTGGGCGCTGCGCGACGTCTTCGGCGAGTTCCGGGCCCCGACGGGCGTCGGCGGTGCGCCGGTCGCCGTCCCGGCGGCGGAGACGGGGGGCGAGGCCGCGCTCACCGCCGTACGGGACCGGGCCGCGGCCACCGCAGCGGAGCTGGGCAGCGGCCGGCTGCGGCTGCTGGTCGGCAAGCCGGGCCTGGACGGGCACAGCAACGGCGCCGAGCAGATCGCCGTACGCGCCAGGGACGCCGGCTTCGAGGTCGTCTACCAGGGCATCCGGCTGACGCCCGAGCAGATCGCGGCCGCCGCGGTCGCCGAGGACGTGCACTGCGTCGGCCTGTCCATCCTCTCCGGCTCGCACGCGGAACTCGTGCCCGACGTCCTGGACCGGCTGCGCCGGGCGGGCGCGGGCGACGTGCCCGTGGTCGTCGGCGGCATCATCCCGGCGGCGGACGCCGAGGCGCTGCGCGCCGCCGGGGTGGCGGCCGTGTTCACCCCGAAGGACTTCGGAATCACGCAGATCATCGGCCGTATCGTCGACGAGATCAGACTGGCGAACAAGCTGGACCAGGAAGTCCCCGCATGAGCCCCGCCGACACGCCCCGACGGCATCCCCGCGGCGCCACACCGGGACCGAACCCGCGACCACGGGGAAGGACCCAGGGGCGGGCGGCCGGCCGGAGGTGCCAGGACCCGGAGGACACCTGCGCACCGGCGGCACGACCGTACGCGCCCCGCGCAGCGGGCCTTCGTATCGTCGACGAGATCAGACTGGCGAACAAGCTGGACCAGGAGGTCCCCGCATGAGCCCCGCCGACACCCCGTCCGCCGACCGGCTGCGGCCGCGGCGTTCCTGCCTCGCCGTGCCGGGGTCCAGCCCCCGGTTCCTGGAGAAGGCGCAGGGGCTGCCCGCCGACCAGGTGTTCCTGGACCTGGAGGACGCCTGCGCGCCGCTGGCGAAGCCGGACGCGCGGCACACCATCGTGAAGTTCCTCAACGAGGGCGACTGGAGCGGCAAGACACGGGTGGTGCGGGTCAACGACTGGACCACGCACTGGACGTACCGCGACGTCATCACCGTCGTCGAGGGCGCCGGGCCGAACCTGGACTGCCTCATGCTGCCGAAGGTCCAGGACGCGGAGCAGATCACCGCGCTGGACCTGCTGCTCACCCAGATCGAGAAGACGATGGGCTTCGAGGTCGGCCGCATCGGCATCGAGGCGCAGATCGAGAACGCGAAGGGGCTCGTGAACGTCGACGCCATCGCCGCCGCCTCGCCCCGGCTGGAGACCATCGTCTTCGGGCCCGCCGACTTCATGGCGTCGATCAACATGAAGTCCCTGGTCGTCGGGCAGCAGCCGCCCGGCTACCCGGCCGACGCCTACCACTACATCCTCATGCGCATCCTCATGGCCGCCCGCAGCCACGACCTCCAGGCCATCGACGGCCCGTACCTCCAGATCCGCGACGTCGACGGCTTCCGCGAGGTCGCGGGCCGCGCCGCCGCGCTCGGCTTCGACGGCAAGTGGGTGCTGCACCCGGGGCAGGTCGAGGCCGCCAACGAGGTCTTCTCGCCGTCCCAGGAGGACTACGACCACGCCGAGCTGATCCTCGACGCGTACGACTACTACACCTCGGACGAGGGCGGCAGGAAGGGCTCCGCGATGCTCGGCGACGAGATGATCGACGAGGCGAGCCGCAAGATGGCCCTCGTCATCTCGGGCAAGGGCCGCGCCGCCGGTATGACCCGCACCACCGCCTTCACCCCGCCGGAGGGCTGACATGCAGTTCGGACGCACCTACGAGGAGTTCGAGCCGGGCGCGGTGTACAAGCACTGGCCGGGCAAGACCGTCACCGAGTACGACGACCATCTCTTCTGCCTGCTGACCATGAACCACCACCCGCTGCACCTCGACGCGCACTACGCCGGCGGGACCACCGACTTCGGCCGCAACGTCGTCGTCGGCAACTACGTGTACTCCCTGCTGCTCGGCATGTCCGTGCCGGACGTCTCCGGCAAGGCGATCGCCAACCTGGAGGTCGAGTCGCTGAAGCACGTGGCGCCCACCTTCCACGGCGACACGGTCTACGGCGAGACGACCGTGCTGGACAAGTGGCCGTCGAAGTCGAAGGACGACCGCGGCATCGTGCACGTCGAGACCCGCGGCCACAAGCAGGACGGCACCCTGGTCTGCGTCTTCCGGCGCAAGGTGATGGTGCCCACGGAGGCGTACGTCCGGGCGCGCGGCGGCGAGCAGCCGGGCCGCCCGGAGCCGGCCGAGCGCGGCGGGGAGCGGTGATGGGACGGCTGGCGCAGACGGAGGGGCTGACGGAGGTCCAGCGCGAGATCGTCGCCACGGTCCGCGGCTTCGTCGACAAAGAGATCCTGCCGGTGGCCACCGGCCTGGAGCACCGCGACGAGTATCCCGCGCAGATCGTCGAGGGCCTGAAGGAACTGGGCATTTTCGGCCTCATGGTCCCGGAGGAGTACGGCGGTCTCGGCGAGTCGCTGCTCACCTACGCGCTGTGCGTGGAGGAGATCGCCCGCGGCTGGATGAGCGTGTCGGGGATCATCAACACGCACTTCATCGTGGCGTACATGATCAAGCAGCACGGCACGGCCGAGCAGCGGGAGCACTTCCTGCCCCTGATGGCCGCGGGCGAGGTGCGCGGCGCGTTCTCGATGTCGGAGCCCGGGCTCGGCTCGGACGT from Streptomyces sp. CMB-StM0423 includes the following:
- a CDS encoding protein meaA, yielding MAAKDRPWLMRTYAGHSTAEASNELYRRNLAKGQTGLSVAFDLPTQTGYDPDHVLARGEVGRVGVPVSHLGDMRRLFAGIPLERTNTSMTINATAMWLLALYQVVAEEQGLDEAGVAKLAGTTQNDIVKEYLSRGTYVFPPGPSLRLTTDTIAYTVGKMPKWNPINICSYHLQEAGATPVQEIAYAMATATAVLDAVRDSGQVPPAKLGDVVGRISFFVNAGVRFVEEMCKMRAFTRIWDTLTRERYGIEDPRQRRFRYGVQVNSLGLTEAQPENNVQRIVLEMLAVTLSKDARARAVQLPAWNEALGLPRPWDQQWSLRIQQVLAYESDLLEHPDLFDGSHVVEARVAELVEGATAEMAHIERLGGAVAAVESGYLKARLVASHAERRARIESGEERIVGVNCHTETEPSPLTADLDAAIMTVDADVEARVVAAMHEWRLSRDEPRVQRALTALKAAAAGTANLMPASLECARAGATTGEWAWALRDVFGEFRAPTGVGGAPVAVPAAETGGEAALTAVRDRAAATAAELGSGRLRLLVGKPGLDGHSNGAEQIAVRARDAGFEVVYQGIRLTPEQIAAAAVAEDVHCVGLSILSGSHAELVPDVLDRLRRAGAGDVPVVVGGIIPAADAEALRAAGVAAVFTPKDFGITQIIGRIVDEIRLANKLDQEVPA
- a CDS encoding HpcH/HpaI aldolase/citrate lyase family protein: MSPADTPSADRLRPRRSCLAVPGSSPRFLEKAQGLPADQVFLDLEDACAPLAKPDARHTIVKFLNEGDWSGKTRVVRVNDWTTHWTYRDVITVVEGAGPNLDCLMLPKVQDAEQITALDLLLTQIEKTMGFEVGRIGIEAQIENAKGLVNVDAIAAASPRLETIVFGPADFMASINMKSLVVGQQPPGYPADAYHYILMRILMAARSHDLQAIDGPYLQIRDVDGFREVAGRAAALGFDGKWVLHPGQVEAANEVFSPSQEDYDHAELILDAYDYYTSDEGGRKGSAMLGDEMIDEASRKMALVISGKGRAAGMTRTTAFTPPEG
- a CDS encoding MaoC family dehydratase, with product MQFGRTYEEFEPGAVYKHWPGKTVTEYDDHLFCLLTMNHHPLHLDAHYAGGTTDFGRNVVVGNYVYSLLLGMSVPDVSGKAIANLEVESLKHVAPTFHGDTVYGETTVLDKWPSKSKDDRGIVHVETRGHKQDGTLVCVFRRKVMVPTEAYVRARGGEQPGRPEPAERGGER